The Brachyhypopomus gauderio isolate BG-103 chromosome 19, BGAUD_0.2, whole genome shotgun sequence DNA segment tatgtgtgacgcggtcgccgctcgtcactgtgtgtcttgtgttaaatgtggggagcgactgcgactctgagcggcgcatcactgtgtgtttatgtcgagcgcgcatgtgtaggtcccgtctgtgtgtttgcatgccgtttttgtttgtttgtctagtattagtgtgtgtgttttgtcctggcgtgttgtcaactgttacatgtaattccgcgcatgctcctccccttaaatgtgtgttttgggggggggggggggcgctgtggtaccgtgccactgggtatggcacggagggcgtctgaggcacgtttgtgttttatgttggtgtgtgtttgggtgtgtgtgggtgtgtgtgtgtgtgtgtgtgtttctgtgcatgtgcttctccctggcggtgtccctggaccttgtgggggtctccacctggcaggagcccccttgtgttgtggggtgatcGGAGcctggtcatgaagagcccctccctagagggctggggcccccggatgtttggggaccatagGGCTCCagtctgagaagctcctgctggagatggagatcctccctccttttttttttttttggcccacctccacccccccatctttggaggacaactttgtttttatgtacagatttaaatggcaattataacaattctgtataatatatagtgtagtgataacaatatatagtgataacaatagtgataattattggggttaggtggaccaagaaaagagggggagagaaataataaaaagggaaaagacagaggtaggagaagaaaggagaagaaaaagaaaagaagaaaaaaaaataataataataaaataataataataataatattaataaaataaaacacgcaaccagctcaaatgaccactgcaaagaagtacagaaagtaaaccaaatacatatagtacagatgagtgcaatgtatgggtgtgtgtgagtgtgtgtttatgtgcaacctagaagtgcaacataggatagatgtatggaatgtacttaccagcaagggtgggtagctgcgacagcattcccccagaggccagaggcgggcggagagagacccgggaatcccacccgcccgcggccccccacagagcggtggagtaccagagccgcactctaggaggagatcctccctcctacCCGGGGTGACCAgaaggcccttggggctgctccctagcccgcgtcgggagtgctctgggcctcggtctctggcgctcctgggttgggtggaggagtccactaTGCGATGAGAGGCCCTgggaggggttggcttcccaggaggctggggtgacccctagcagaaggcagctctgggaggaggtaggtccaggaggaaaagtagccacgcctcggggaggtaacctgcacacacacacacacacacacacacacactaaggacgatgaaggagtcgtagctcctcatccgcacacccttggggctctctggctgaacgccggttagggcgtgagggccctgtgaccgaccggggcgtggttttgtgttatgaacggcccggtcggtccagggtcccgcccagggaggtgagctgtttaatgttgtgtgtttaatgttccagctcccggactgcaggaggtgtatTCCTGCcagtccctgccttcctgccccttcgtgttttgtgtgcagccgctgtatgccacacacccagtggaggggagtgcggcttggtgggggggtctgtcacggtgaggcggccccctaccggccgcctccgtccacagcggctgttgttgttgttgttctgtgacgtcatgtgcgtccctcaggtgggcggagcccgtgatccgtctcaccggagggtcgtttgtttgcctatatatgtcttgtctttgtaccagttgaccgctggtcattatatccttaatttggatctattgcacgggttttggttagCACAccttctattaaaccatcctttttccctgagacttggcgtgatcgcttccattttagttgctcaccccgcccCTCACAGTATCCTTCGCAAATAAATGGCTACAAGTTGgcctattaagcttgttttaacttaaccaatCAAATCGGCCAATTAATCAgtagcacatataagtaatCTGGAATAAGGCTAGTAATTGTGCTGTGAGATTAACATGGCGGCACTTCAAAGGATTTTGGATTTGAATCGGAGACATTTAAGAAGACGACGACGACGTAATCCACGAAGCCATGCAGTTCGCCTGAATGCCACACAGTGTTTGAATATGAACCCCCTAGATGTTCCTGACAATGTGCTGTGTGACAGATACCGGCTGCATAGGGGTGAGATCATGGCCCTCCTTGAACTTGTGCAGGAGGAGCTGGCTAGAGGAACGAGGAGAAATGTTGCCCTTAGCCCCACGGTGCAGTTATTGGCAGCCCTCCGATTTTTtttctgcagactgttggtgatgcccaCGGACTAAGCAAGGCTGCAGTatctaaatgtgtgcatgctgttaccAAGGCATTGCTTCGCCATGCAGCAGCATACATCAAATTTCCAAGAACTAGGGATGCATTACATGAAGCTAAAATTGGTTTTCATGCAATTGCAAACATTCCTGGAGTTGTTGGTGCAGTGGACGGCACTCTGATCCCCATACTCACTCCCAGCCTCTTGAGCCCAATCTACACCTGCCGTAAGGGCTTCTCTGCTTTGAATGTCCAAGTAATATGCAACCACCAAGGCCTCTTTACGGACATTTTGGCAAAGTGGCCTGGGAGTACTCATGACTCCTTCATCTGGGCCAATTCTGTGTCCGATGGCTAGGGATGGTGCATTTGATGGTGGACATTGATATTAGCGGACAGTGGGTATCCTCTCCGAAGCTACATACTCACTCCTGTATCAAATCCCCAGACTGAGGCTGAGGAGAGATACAACATGGCACACAGCAGAACACGATGTGTGATCGAGAGAGCTTTGGGCATGTGGAAAATGCGTTTTCGGTGCCTCCACAAGTCATCTGGTGGCCTTCGGTATTCTCCAGAACGCAGCTGTGCTGTAATTGTTGTATGTGCTATGCTGGAAAACATTGCAGTGCAAGCTGGCATACATGTccaagaagaggaagatgaggaggatgatgagACAGAGGAAAGAAATATTTTGGTAGAGTTAccaggagaaaggagagaaggacTTTACCAGGCTGGCCTGGACAACCGAAGTCAAATTATAAGAAATGTTTTTGCCTAGATACACCAAAAAATTTATTTTCTATAAACAccatgtgcaaaaaaaaaaaaaagttcattaagaacgccaaatttacgagtgtttcccaaaagcctttgtagtctccaaatttacgaacgagttctaagtagttcttagttgactccgcctctgcatcttgggcagtcatggcctggtggtagggaactggtcttgtgggttcgattcctatacctgaggccatgactgaggtgcccttgagtaaggcacctaaccccaactgctcctcgggcaccgggctagggctgcccaccactctgtaatccctagtaatcacttgtAATcacttgtgagtgtgtgtgtgtgtgtgtgtgagtgtgtgtgtgtgtgtgtgtgtgtgtgtgtgtgtgtgtgtgtgtgtgtgtgttctaactgcacagatgggttaaagtTACGTCATTtttaaagttgttcgtaactttctaagatcgttcattatcgggaaacccaccccagcaCTCTTGAATTCTATTAGTTATTCAAACCACCCTACTTAAGGAccattgcgaagtattgcctccttGCGTTGCATTACCAAGCCATTGttctgtatctctctgtctgATTCCACTCATTACCTTGGTCTGCTTAGTGATATTCTCTCTGTTTGTATAGCCCTATTTGTACCTCTGCCTGCCGCTCCTAGTACTTTTTGGTTTTTGACTCTCTGCCTGGATTTTGACTCTCCTCTTTTTGCCTCGCCCTCTTTCGTGCGGCTGCCCACTACCTTTCTGGGTTGTCCCTTTGGGACCtctgtttaatgtattttgtgcatttattaaaagatacaatATTTATCTGATCTGCATATGGATCCTTCGCTGTCTTCTGGTTCACAACCATTACAGTTTGTAATCCATACTGATTAATACATGTGGTTTTCTGATCCCTGTGGATATTTAAATTACAGTTGCCCGAGTACAACAGTTTTCGCCCTTGACCGCTGTAATGAATGAACTAAGCAGAGAAGGATCCAACTGCGGAATAAAATCTCTTTTATTGAACATATAGCAGTCGCTGAAGGTGATTACTGACAGTTGTACACAACGGCATTGCACACCggagtgtgaggtggagagtCAGGCCGGTCCAGGTTCACAACGAGAaagcagagtccgggaggtacaGAAGGACTGGGCTGGGGACGAGGTCTATGAGGGAAGCAGAGATCAGTACACCGGCAGGCAACGGAGTTAGGAGAACGCTCTGAATGCGGCATGAGTCTGCAATACTTCACAATCCAAAAGCGTGACTTTGTTTTTACTCAAGGAAtgggtgtgtatatgagagacaGGTGTAAGGCCAACTGTCcggagggaggggctgtgtgCTGTTCCTAACAACACCTAATTCAGCTCATTTCATTACCAAATCTGGGTAGTCATGGGTCCTCCAGTGCTTCACATATACTGGTCTCACCTGCTTAATagaataaaatgtaatttttttaagAACTTGTTTGAACTTCCTTTGCAGAGTGAAAGCTGATCAGACTCAACATAATGGCAACACTAATGCAGCTGACAGTAATTCTCTCCATTTTGATGTCTTTCACAGGTATGTTGTTGAATCGTCTTCAGTTGTAGACATGAACCTGTATGATCAGCCTATAACCTGTAGCTCGTCTGCCTTGACTGGGAGTCAGAATGTGTTGATACATGAATATCATTCAGTGTTTTAAAACATCCAAAAGTGATTACATTTCTGCACAAAATATTCTGATCACTGTGAATTAAAACATTATGGTAATCATTCAATTGAGGACTTTACATGAGAATATTAAAAACTCAATCACTCAGTGAAGATTACATGAGTCATTTGGTAACTGGTTGCAAAAAGGATGTCATGTGAGGAAATAAATGTGTCACAGTATCAGTAGATGAGCAATGGAGTGAAACATGGGTGTGTTTCTTAGCTCTCTATGCATAAACGTGACTAAAACACCATGGTTCATGTGCTTAAACTCATAGTAGTGCTTTTACGCCATTATGACTGAAGCTACTCAGTTCTCAATCAGATACAAACGTGAACAGTAATTAACTACATGTAATTTGTAAATTAAGTACATTTTCACGAATCTGTATGTTATTCGAATATTTTTAATTTATGGTAAAACAAAGTAAAGAATTATTATTCCTTTCAGACACATGTAGCATTGATTCTCGTTCTGCTACCTATGAGGTGGAAGTGTTTTGTTTAACATATCCGAAAGAATAGGAGGCCAAACTAAAGCAAACCAATCACAGTCCAGTCAGGGGCGGATCTACGAGCAGGCCTGTGTGGGCCAGGCCCACCCTGATTGGCAGCTGGGCCCGCCTAATCACAAGCTCAGAATACAGTTTTCCGTatgaaaattaatgaaaataaGCTATAATTGCTGCAGGATGGCGCCTAGCGCACAAGTCATTTAATGACCATACAACCCCCAAACcccccgcacccccccccccccgtcaacaacttttgtTAGTTCTTTTAATTGTAATTATCTATTTCTTACTCTTAAAGGTAATGAAAACCTATAAATAATGTTGCATTTTACTGGGTGGCGAACTACACCTGCTGgttatattaataatattgtcctaaaatattaatatgttAAGATAAAATCTTACTATTGTTGTTAGCTAAATGCCTTATCTTTGTTTCAGTGTCCAGTGATGTGTTTAAGGTGGTTGGGAGTTCACTGGAATTTCATCTGGACGAGCAAAACACTGCAAACTTCAAAGAACTTAAATGGATGTTTAATAACAAATTCATGCTGAAATACACAAAACACCTTGAAAATGTACATGTATATCGTGCTTATGAGGGCAGAGTGGAGTTTAATAAGACCACATTTGATATGACACTGAAGAACCTAACTAAGAATGACACTGGAAAGTATACCGTGAAAATAGATGATCTGGTTCGGGAAATCATCATTGCTGAGAACACACTCACTGTACTGGGTAAGTACTGCAGCACTGAACTCACTTAGTGCATTCCTGAATCAACAGTATTTTTTTGTTAATTGAAATGACTTTATGCTATCTGTAATTATGAATTAACAATAGAAGAGAAGGAAAGTGAGAGTACTGTGCCCTAAAGGGACTTTAGAACTGTTTTGCTTTCAGTATATGTAACCAACAGTACAAACTTGTGTGATATGATTTGATGTTTGTGTACCCAGATCCAGTGTTGGCTCCAAATCTTACCTATAGTCGTCCTCAGCAAAGCAATGGCACGTGTAATGTGTCCTGTGAAAGTCAGAACCTCTCGGCCTCCACCTACTGTTCTAATGAAACCTGTGAGACGAATCATGTGACATCATCCAACCTCACCCTCTTCCTGCTTATCAGTGGCAGTACTGTAATCTGCAATGTCAGCAACAAAGCCATGTCACGGCACACTACCCTGAATATCAAACTCTGCTTTCCTGAAGGTTCATATCTGCACTTGCATACATAATCACCTGCATGCCATGATAAAGatgttttaaaattattatttttatgtatTCTCATGCTATTTTATTTTTCCTCCATTAGAAATTAAAACACAAGCCAATCACTCTCAGTTGATAGTTCTGGGCAGTGTGGGGGTCGTCATCATTGTCATAGTCCTGTTTATAGTTTATAAATTGATATACAAGAAACGCAAAACAGGTATTGCTACTTctaataaatttaaaaacatttttctaGCACAGCctatttttaataaaaggacACTACATTTCACTACGTGTCCTACATTTCAAACGTTATTGAAATTTAAAGTGTTACGCCTCCTTTTGCTTGTTTATTGTTTGCAGGTTTCATGCAGCTTGGAACCACTGGCACTACATCTCAAGTAATTAGTAAAGTCGTTTGTTTAACATTGATATTCATGCAGACATTGTCAATAACACCATCTACTACAGCTTTTGAGTAGAACATTGCTAGTCCCCccaagatgcacacacacacatacacgcacagtTTGACTGCAGGACAAAGATGTATCACCAACAATGTTCAGTGTTCTGTAGAACAGTTGAACATAGCCCGCACAACACCCAAACACTTGTTAGTACATGTTTGCTGTATGTTTATGACAGTTGGACTGACCCTTTCTGCAGAACATGAATGAATCCTCAGAAGCTTTCAAGATGAACAGTGTTGTGCAGAAGTCAGCCGAACCTCCCAGTAGTGGTAAAAACAGTCAGAACGTTCCAGATCCTGAACTGAGTACTGGACAGGTAGAGAATCTCCATACAGTGAATATAGAGTAAAAATGGCCATGTTCTGAAATAGCAACACAGACATGCTGGCTCAGTCATTTTCTACCAGGGGCAGCAGTGGCTCCGATTTGTTATGATTTTATTCAGCTTGATTCTTCTTGATTCCTTATTTCTAAACtttattaaacattaaacaGAATCATCTCATAGCTCTAAGGGTTTTATTCAATTATGGTAATTCTTTCACACATAATTGTTGCATCTTATTTTTCCATCTTGTTTCCTGATTGCATAGAGACATGACCATCTGGAAGGATCTGTGTGACCTCCACAAACCATCTACAGTTCTGTGGATACTTCCAAAACTGAAACCATCTGTGCCACAGTGATGAAGACCAGGAATTCTACACGATACCTAAATGAATGAAACTACCGTTCTGTTGGACAATTCACATAAACTACAGACTCTCTACCACAGCGGACACATAACATTCAACCTATTATGGCTTCTGAAGCTGACCCTGTAACTGTACTCAATATTTTAGCATGGATTTGGAAAATGAGCACCAGTAAAGCAGAATGATGTAAGAACATCTCCCGATCTCCAGATGAGGTGGTTGTCCCAATCGCCACCCGATCTGTTCAGGTGTTCACCGAATTCTGTGACTGTTGAGTTTCGTGACCACAGAGGATGCTATTTAGCATTTTCTGTTCATAGGCAAAAGCACTTTATAGACGCTACGTATGCACTGACGAAACACTTGCTAGATGATGGAACTGTAACACCTATGCCAGGTGTTTGAACCATAGTTGTGCAGGTCATTGTgatgtaatgttgtgtaataagAATGATGTCATGCCTGGGTTTTGCACAAACTTCACAAATGCTTGGTCATataggtaaataaaaaaaaaatcttccaAAAAGCCAAAAATCTAGTAAAGGAATGAAAACAATGTTTCTATAGGCACCTGAACAAACCAGACTCGCTATGATACCAATCAAGTTCAAGCCATATTATTTAACCTACATATTTAATATTGCCATAAGGTGGCGCTAAAACACCAAGTGAAAATATTATTACAGCATGTTGTCTTCAACATTTTGCCCATTATGATGTGACGGTCAAGCAGTGTTGGCGCAGACGTTTCTCAGTTATATGTGGTAATGTAACCCTGCCCTAAATAGCATACATTTTTGATGGTTACATGCTTCAAGAGGATTTCATGAGTCAACAACATTGTTAGTGCTTTAGTTTTAGTGGACATTGTTTGTTAGTGCTACTGCTAGTGGCTCTATGCTTGCTGTACACATCACCAGGGAGTGACCAGGCGGCTTCTGGACCAgatgcctgaaccacctcaactggctcctctctacatggaggagcattGGCTCTACTCCGAGTCCTTCCCAGATGACTAAACTCACCCCATCTCTACGGGAGAGCCTGAACACCCTGCGGAGGAAATTGTTTCAGTCACTtgatctcattctttcggtcacaACCCAGAGCTCGTGTCCATAGGCGAGCCGGAACGTACATTGACCAGTAAATTAAGAGCTTAGCTTTTTTGGCTCACCACAACAGGCCAGTTGTTCTTTCATAGAACTGGATGATGTCACAAAGTTACAacatattaataaaaaaaaaaaaaccctgcatTCCAATTAATCATGAGTCAGGATTAAGacttctggtaaaaaaaaatgtatcatTTTACAAGAACAACAGATCATCCTTTACGTTCTTGTTGACTGGAAAGGATACACTTGCTTACCATTAACTGGCCTACACCAAATTTATAAACACATCAGCCTCTTGAAATTTTCACATATCCATAGGACACAcagtaaaaatatttattttatttagcaCTAAATGCACTCCtaacccggggggggggggggggggggggggtggcagtcACTGCAGGTGGTGCTAACCACACGTAGGTGCCACAAGCCCCTGAGCAGAGGACCCTGGGGCACTGGATACTCCTCCTTGTCTGGGAGTCGAGCTGGGCCTGCCCGTCATCTGAACCTGAACTTCACTGAAATCTGAATGGAGAGTCTCCAATAAAAACATTGTTTACAACTAAAACCATAGTTCAGACTCCTTGTAATTTCAAACTTTAGTTTAGAGTGCATTCAATATGACATTTTTTAGCAGCTCACATTAAATGAGTGTGAAACAATTCAGTGACACCAGTTTGATTGGAATATATCTTTAAATAACCAGAATAAATCAGATAAAGTAGAGATGGACTGCTAAGCCATCTATGGTAAGTAAATGATGCATTTGAAGATCACAGCACACTTTCCTGTCGCTGTGTATGCTAAACGTAATATGTCAGATGACTCGGATGGATCAAGCAGCTTCAGTGTTCACATGAATTAAtccaaaacatctcacattTCTGCTCTAAGGCATTTTATGAGCTAAATGACAGCAAACGTTGGGCTTTTGCCCAAAAAGGGTTTCCAGAATGCAGCACAATTTTCTTGCTCAATCAGACCTAATTCAGATCATCATTTCATCAGCAGGTTTGTGGGGTCATACATCCCCAGGAGGTCATTTTGTCTCCCCTGTTTAATAAAATGAAACTGATTTCTGACTTCCTGTAGTTGGAAAGATGGTGCAGACTGACATGATGGTAATTCTGGTGCAGCTGTTCGTTTTTCTCTCTATTTTGATTCCCATTACAGGTATGTTGTCTAATCTGTCCCAGATTATAGCAGTCAAATGGTATCATAGTCTGTAATCTGTAGTTTTGTCTCTGGTTTTACATCAGTCAAGATTATCTCATTTGATAATCATCGATGAACAGGATGTCGTGAAAGGAAGTGTGTGGTAATGGCATTTACACAATAGAGGGAAACACTATATCTGTAGATAAGTGTTTATTTACTATTTACACGTGAATGTATGTAAACACCATAATTCAAGTGTTTATATTTGTCATTATGACTGAAACCAGGTGCTGAACACAACTGTATTCTGTTCTTATTTGGATAAAGGGGTGTTTCTTGGCCAGATACAAATGTGAATAAGTAATAAACTATacatcatttgttactttaagtattacttttttaaaatatatgtattttattgaaatgtttaattttttGTGATTTTACTAAAGTAAGGAACCTTATTTTTTGTTCCATAACATGGAGTATTGACACTTAAAGTGGCCAAGGATGGCAAGACAAATGTAAATTTTAGGAAACAAAATGACAAAAGTACAAGCAAACAAATTGACAAGATGTGTAACACTTTTAGCAATAGCCAAAATAAATCTACAAGTGGTGAATCAGGTGGAAAAGGTAGAGGCACAATACACAGCAAGTGTTGTTATTCAAACTTGTGGTGATAGAGTGAGTGGAGTTTGCAGCAAGCAGTAAAGCTAAACTATGTTTTGCTGTTTTTGTGGAACTAATTTTAGCCACTTTACATGCTTTGTCATTCTAGTGGGCAGTAGTGACTAGTCAATAGAGGGCGCTGGGGTGCCACCCCCATCAAATTATCCAGAGAATAAACACTACATATGCATATAAACTCATGTAACTCATATATTGCAAAATTATTTTCAAACTAGTAATACTGGCTATTatagtttataaaaaataaaataaaaaaactaaatcAAGAATTGTAGCTGCTGAATTTCTGTGAATGTTTGTACAGTTtgcttcctgtgtgtggggaactgaacaaatgtgtgtatgtaggtccTTGAACTTGGCAAGCAGTTGATCTCACAAAGCTCTTTGATTGGATGTCTAAAAGTTTGTTGCTGGGCGCAGCTCTCTGCACCCCAGACACGCCTACTTTAATCGGTATCCTATCAGTATAGTTCATTAATTTTCCACTTATGTGATTCGACTATCTTCCAATTAGCATTGGTTAGCATTTAGTTACCATTCAGTCAGCTCGAGGCTGGGATTTCTTGGTAAGCTTAGAATTGCTCAACAGCTAGATGAAAGTTGTTGGACTAGCATTGGAAGGCACAATGAAGAGGTGACAAAAAATCAACAtgaaatttttatttttcagtTTCCACTTCAAAACGTTCAGCAGCAGCTGCCAGTGCTTGTGGGTTGATTGACAAAAAGGTCACAAGAATTTCCTTTTTATTGTGCCGATGATTTACCATACATCTTGTTAAAATCATCACTAACACTGTCAGATACAAAGATCAACAGGAAGTGTTTCATCCTAGGTGCATCTTTGTAGACTTCCGTtttattcattttctttttaGTGACTTATCTGCAGAACTGAACTTTCACATTTTGCTGACTTGTGTCATATAAGTGCACCGTGAAAGTCCTTTAATGTTATTTAATGCTAAATTTCCTtcaggatcaataaagtatctatctatctatctatctatctatctatctatctatctatctatctatctatctatctatctatctatctatctatctatctatctatctatctatctatctatctatctacctccTTTCACATTATCAATATATTTACACAGCGTTTAATGTTTGAGATGGGTCTAATATTCATTTCATTGCATCTGCAATCTTGAACGTCTGATAAGTCAGGAACAATCTTTGATTAGGGTACTGTTGTTTACGAGAAAAGGACAGTCACAAGTCTTTGTGAATGGAATTAGTCTTACTGTTCCCATTTTTTAACTACGGTATCTCTACAAATTTAACAGTGAGACATATTGTGCATATGTAACCAGTACCTTGTGCTGAAAACAAATTGGTACTTTGTGTGGGTGTTACCATTATGCTGGTTACGGTGTTGGTCTCCGTACAGCTGCAGCCTATTATGGTGTTAAGTTAATTAGGTTAAGCATAAAAGCTCATTGAGTGGGATAGTGATGTTCAGCTTGGGCTCTAGGTGGCGTAGTTGGGTTATACAGTGGCACCCAGTCAGGGTGTCGGTTATCCAGCCGGCTACACATGTTAAAGGTGATGAAAACCTGCAGATAATTTGAACCTTAGTGGGTGGCTAACTGCACCTGCTggttatattaatattattgtcCTACAATATTAATGTAGTAAGACAAGTCATTCTAAAAGTAGTAAGTCCTTCTATTATTGTTACACCAAAGTAAATACTTTGTTGTTTCTTACAGTGTCCAGTGATGTGTTCAAGGTGGTTGGAAGTTCACTGGACATACATCTGGACAAACAACAGACTGCAAATTTCAAAGAACTTAAATGGATGTTTAATACCAAGTATatattgaaatactcaaaacccAATGGTCACGTACATGATTATGCTGCTTATAAAGACAGAGTGGAGTTTAAGAAGAGCCAATTTAGTCTGACACTGAAGAACCTAATGAAGAATGATACTGGAAATTATACAGTAAAAAAAGAAGATGATGAGGGTGAAATAATCATTTTTAAGAACACACTCACTGTACTGGGTAAGTCTTGGAGCATGATACTCACTCACTGCATTCCTGAATCAACAGCGTTATCACCTGAAATCACATTATGCTTTCTATTCTCTCTAATGATGAATTTACACCAGAGAAAGAAAATATTAAGAACTTGTAACGTCAAGTGCCCTAAAAGTGCAAAGTTTAATATATTAGTGGAAATAGATCAAACATAAGGTGTGTATGAAATAATGCCGAATAGTTTAGATAAAATAGCTT contains these protein-coding regions:
- the LOC143483004 gene encoding uncharacterized protein LOC143483004, whose protein sequence is MATLMQLTVILSILMSFTVSSDVFKVVGSSLEFHLDEQNTANFKELKWMFNNKFMLKYTKHLENVHVYRAYEGRVEFNKTTFDMTLKNLTKNDTGKYTVKIDDLVREIIIAENTLTVLDPVLAPNLTYSRPQQSNGTCNVSCESQNLSASTYCSNETCETNHVTSSNLTLFLLISGSTVICNVSNKAMSRHTTLNIKLCFPEEIKTQANHSQLIVLGSVGVVIIVIVLFIVYKLIYKKRKTGFMQLGTTGTTSQNMNESSEAFKMNSVVQKSAEPPSSGKNSQNVPDPELSTGQRHDHLEGSV